The Larus michahellis chromosome 16, bLarMic1.1, whole genome shotgun sequence genome has a segment encoding these proteins:
- the DISP3 gene encoding protein dispatched homolog 3 isoform X2, protein MLLLLGPGSAAAISLALALDMDTEDDPLLQDAWLDEEDEEVAFSSRKRREGALLCGKSPCRVRPLRVMLPVSGFWNIVGWVFTNPCCAGFILFLGCAIPAVLAVVMFLHYPALDIDISYNAFEIRNHESSQRFDALALALKSQFGSWGRNRRDLADFTSETLQRLIFEQLQQLHLNASHLGVSARVKRSTPEGRTSSPKPHAHLNPGNRTSRTGRGTPRWDYSSTYISANTQTHAHWRIELIFLARGDSENNIFTTERLVTIHEVERKIMDHPRFREFCWKPHEVLKDLPLGSYSYCSPPSSLMTYFFPTERGGKIYYDGMGQDLADIQGSLELAMTHPEFYWYVDEGLSAENMKSSLLRSEILFGAPLPNYYSVEDRWEEQRRKFQNFVITYVAMLAKQSTSKVQVLYGGTDLFDYEVRRTFNNDMWLAFISSSCIAVLVYILTSCSVFLSFFGIASIGLSCLVALFLYHVVFGIQYLGILNGVAAFVIVGIGVDDVFVFVNTYRQATHLKDLRLRMIHTIQTAGKATFFTSLTTAAAYAANIFSQIPAVHDFGLFMSLIVSCCWVAVLFTMPAALGIWTLYVSPLESSCQTSCSQKCTKKSALHLAEDLFIASEATSRAGRETLPYLDDDIPLLSVEEEPVSLEMGDVPLVSVMPENLQLPAEKFNRGHLITHLQELLEHWVLWSAVKSRWVIVGLFLLVLLMSIFFASRLHPASRAPVLFRPDTNIQVLLDLKYNLSAEGISCITCSGLFQEKPHSLQNNMRTSLEKKKRGSGSTWGSKGSISDTGQQDLQGTVYISKSRSKGRPAIYRFSLNASVPAPWQMVSPGDGEVPSFQVYRVPFGNFTRKLTACVSTVGLLKQTSPRKWMMTTLSCDTKRGWKFDFSFYVAAKEQQRTRKLYFAQSHKPPYHGRVCVAPPGCLLSSSPDGPTKGILYVPSEKAPKAKLSATSGFNPCMNTGCGKPAVRPLVDTGAMVFVVFGIRGVNRTRRPDNHVIGDMGSVIYDDSFDLFKEIGNLCRLCKAIASNTELVKPGGAQCLPSGYSISAFLQMLHPECKNIPEPNLLPGQLSHGAVGVKDGKVQWISMAFESTTYKGTSSFQTYADYLKWETFLQQQLQLFPEGSALRNGFQTCEHWKQIFMEIIGVQSALYGLVLSLVICVAAVAVFTTHILLLLPVLLSILGVVCLVVTIMYWSGWEMGAVEAISLSILVGSSVDYCVHLVEGYLLAGENLPLHQAEDPTACRQWRTIEAVRHVGVAIVSSAVTTVIATVPLFFCIIAPFAKFGKIVALNTGVSILYTLTVSTALLSIMGPGTFIRSRTSCLKAVVGVLLAGLLGLCICVALLKSGFKIPLPNGTAL, encoded by the exons GCGCTGGACATGGACACAGAGGATGACCCCTTGTTACAGGATGCCTGGCTAGATGAGGAAGATGAAGAGGTAGCCTTCAGCTCCCGAAAGAGGCGGGAGGGTGCTCTGTTGTGTGGAAAAAGTCCATGCAGAGTGAGGCCCCTGCGTGTCATGCTGCCAGTGTCTGGCTTCTGGAATATTGTTGGCTGGGTATTTACCAACCCATGCTGTGCTGGCTTCATCCTTTTCCTGGGCTGTGCCATCCCTGCTGTGCTTGCTGTTGTCATGTTCCTCCACTACCCAGCCCTGGATATTGACATCTCCTATAATGCTTTCGAGATCCGCAACCATGAGTCCTCTCAGCGCTTCGATGCACTTGCCTTGGCCCTCAAGTCCCAGTTTGGGTCATGGGGAAGGAACCGCCGGGACCTGGCTGACTTCACCTCTGAAACCCTGCAGAGGCTCATCTTTGAGCAGCTCCAGCAACTTCACCTCAATGCTTCCCACCTGGGGGTCAGTGCGCGGGTCAAGCGCAGCACTCCAGAGGGCAGGACGAGCTCCCCCAAGCCCCATGCCCACCTGAACCCAGGAAACCGGACTTCCCGAACTGGGAGAGGTACCCCACGCTGGGACTACTCCAGCACTTACATCAGTGCCAACACACAGACACATGCCCACTGGCGCATTGAGCTAATTTTTCTGGCTCGGGGGGACTCTGAGAACAACATCTTCACCACCGAGCGCCTGGTTACCATCCATGAGGTTGAGCGCAAGATCATGGACCACCCTCGCTTTCGGGAGTTCTGCTGGAAGCCCCACGAGGTCTTGAAGGACCTGCCCCTGGGCTCCTATTCCTActgctcccctcccagctccctcatGACTTACTTCTTCCCCACTGAGAGAGGAGGGAAGATTTACTATGATGGCATGGGACAAGACCTTGCTGACATCCAAG GGTCCCTGGAGCTGGCCATGACCCACCCTGAATTCTACTGGTATGTGGATGAGGGCTTGTCTGCTGAGAACATGAAGAGCTCCCTGCTGCGAAGTGAAATCCTCTTTGGGGCACCACTGCCGAACTACTACTCAGTGGAGGACCGCTGGGAGGAGCAGCGCCGCAAGTTCCAGAACTTTGTCATCACCTATGTGGCCATGCTGGCCAAGCAGTCCACAAG CAAAGTCCAGGTGCTGTACGGAGGGACGGATTTGTTTGACTATGAAGTGAGGAGGACCTTCAACAATGACATGTGGCTGGCCTTCATCAGCAGTAGCTGCATAGCTGTCTTGGTCTACATCCTTACCTCCTGCTCAG TGTTCCTGTCATTCTTTGGCATTGCCAGTATCGGGCTAAGCTGCCTGGTGGCTCTGTTCCTGTACCACGTCGTATTTGGAATCCAGTACCTGGGTATACTCAACGGTGTGGCTGCCTTTGTCATTGTGGGGATTG GGGTTGATGATGTCTTTGTTTTCGTCAACACCTACCGCCAAGCCACCCACCTCAAGGACCTGCGCCTGCGCATGATCCACACTATCCAGACAGCAGGGAAGGCCACCTTCTTCACTTCCCTGACCACGGCTGCAGCATATGCTGCCAACATCTTCTCTCAG ATCCCAGCCGTGCATGACTTTGGACTCTTTATGTCGCTGATTGTGTCCTGCTGCTGGGTAGCTGTGCTTTTCACTATGCCAGCTGCTCTTGGAATATGGACCCTTTATGTGTCCCCACTAGAGAGCTCCTGCCAAACCAG CTGTAGTCAGAAGTGTACCAAAAAGAGTGCCTTGCACCTGGCTGAAGATCTCTTCATTGCCTCGGAGGCCACCTCCAGAGCAGGCAGAGAGACGCTTCCCTATCTGGATGATGACATCCCACTGCTCAGTGTGGAGGAGGAGCCTG tCTCCCTGGAAATGGGGGATGTCCCCTTGGTATCTGTGATGCCAGAAAATCTACAGCTCCCTGCAGAGAAGTTCAACCGGGGTCACTTGATAACTcatctgcaggagctgctggaacaCTGGGTGCTGTGGTCTGCAGTGAAGAGCAGATGGGTGATTGTGG GGctctttctccttgttttgcttatgtCCATATTCTTTGCTAGCCGCCTCCATCCAGCTAGCCGTGCTCCAGTCTTGTTCCGGCCAGACACTAACATCCAGGTGCTGCTAGACCTGAAATACAACCTGAGTGCTGAAGGCATCTCCTGCATTACCTGCTCAG GTTTGTTTCAGGAAAAGCCCCACAGTTTGCAGAACAACATGCGAAcctccttggaaaaaaagaagaggggctCAGGGTCAACTTGGGGAAGCAAAGGGAGCATAAGTGATACAGGGCAGCAAG ATCTCCAGGGGACTGTGTATATCTCCAAGTCCAGAAGCAAGGGAAGGCCAGCCATCTACAGATTCTCGCTCAATGCCAGTGTCCCTGCCCCCTGGCAGATGGTGTCACCGGGAGACGGGGAGGTGCCTTCATTCCAG GTGTATAGAGTGCCTTTCGGTAACTTCACCAGGAAGCTGACAGCTTGTGTGTCCACAGTAGGGCTGCTTAAGCAGACGAGCCCCAGGAAGTGGATGATGACCACCTTGTCCTGTGACACCAAGAGAGGCTGGAAGTTCGACTTCAGTTTCTACGTGGCCGCCAAGGAGCAGCAGCGAACACG GAAACTGTATTTTGCCCAGTCGCACAAGCCCCCTTACCATGGCCGAGTGTGTGTGGCACCTCCTGGCTGTCTTCTCAGCTCTAGCCCAGATGGACCCACCAAAGGCATCCTTTATGTTCCCAGTGAGAAAG CAcccaaagcaaagctttcagcCACTTCTGGATTTAATCCTTGCATGAACACGGGCTGCGGGAAGCCAGCAGTGCGGCCACTGGTAGACACGGGAGCCATGGTCTTTGTAGTGTTTGGTATCAGAGGTGTTAATCGCACAAGACGCCCAGACAACCACGTCATCGGAGACATG GGCAGCGTTATCTATGATGACAGCTTCGACCTCTTCAAAGAGATCGGCAACCTGTGCCGCCTCTGCAAAGCCATCGCCAGCAACACGGAACTGGTGAAGCCAGGAGGGGCTCAGTGCCTGCCCTCTG GTTACAGCATCTCTGCCTTTCTGCAGATGTTGCACCCTGAGTGCAAGAACATCCCAGAGCCAAACCTGCTGCCCGGACAGCTCTCTCATGGGGCAGTGGGGGTGAAGGATGGGAAGGTGCAGTGGATCTCCATGGCGTTTGAATCG ACAACCTACAAAGGGACATCTTCCTTCCAGACGTATGCTGACTACCTGAAATGGGAGACGTTCCTGCAGCAGCAactccagctcttcccagaggGCTCTGCTCTCCGGAACGGTTTCCAGACCTGTGAGCACTGGAAGCAGATCTTCATGGAGATTATAG gaGTGCAGAGTGCTCTGTACGGCCTCGTCCTCTCACTGGTTATTTGTGTGGCTGCAGTGGCGGTGTTTACCACAcacatcctcctcctgctgccagtgctgctCAGCATTTTAG GGGTGGTCTGCTTGGTGGTGACAATCATGTACTGGTCTGGCTGGGAAATGGGAGCTGTGGAAGCCATTTCCCTCTCCATCCTCGTTGGTTCCTCTGTCGATTACTGTGTGCACTTGGTGGAGGGCTACCTGCTGGCAGGGGAAAACCTGCCGCTGCACCAGGCAGAG GACCCCACAGCGTGCCGCCAGTGGAGGACGATTGAAGCAGTCCGTCATGTAGGTGTAGCAATTGTCTCGAGCGCCGTCACCACAGTGATTGCCACCGTCCCGCTGTTCTTCTGCATCATTGCCCCTTTTGCAAAGTTTGGGAAGATTGTGGCCCTCAACACAGGAGTCTCCATCCTGTACACACTAACTGTGAGCACAGCCCTGCTGAGCATCATGGGGCCTGGCACCTTCATCCGCAGCAGGACTTCGTGCCTCAAGGCTGTGGTGGGGGTGCTTCTTGCTGGCCTGCTGGGGCTCTGCATCTGTGTCGCCCTGCTGAAGAGTGGATTTAAGATCCCTCTCCCTAATGGGACAGCCCTGTAG
- the DISP3 gene encoding protein dispatched homolog 3 isoform X1 has protein sequence MLLLLGPGSAAAISLALALDMDTEDDPLLQDAWLDEEDEEVAFSSRKRREGALLCGKSPCRVRPLRVMLPVSGFWNIVGWVFTNPCCAGFILFLGCAIPAVLAVVMFLHYPALDIDISYNAFEIRNHESSQRFDALALALKSQFGSWGRNRRDLADFTSETLQRLIFEQLQQLHLNASHLGVSARVKRSTPEGRTSSPKPHAHLNPGNRTSRTGRGTPRWDYSSTYISANTQTHAHWRIELIFLARGDSENNIFTTERLVTIHEVERKIMDHPRFREFCWKPHEVLKDLPLGSYSYCSPPSSLMTYFFPTERGGKIYYDGMGQDLADIQGSLELAMTHPEFYWYVDEGLSAENMKSSLLRSEILFGAPLPNYYSVEDRWEEQRRKFQNFVITYVAMLAKQSTSKVQVLYGGTDLFDYEVRRTFNNDMWLAFISSSCIAVLVYILTSCSVFLSFFGIASIGLSCLVALFLYHVVFGIQYLGILNGVAAFVIVGIGVDDVFVFVNTYRQATHLKDLRLRMIHTIQTAGKATFFTSLTTAAAYAANIFSQIPAVHDFGLFMSLIVSCCWVAVLFTMPAALGIWTLYVSPLESSCQTSCSQKCTKKSALHLAEDLFIASEATSRAGRETLPYLDDDIPLLSVEEEPVSLEMGDVPLVSVMPENLQLPAEKFNRGHLITHLQELLEHWVLWSAVKSRWVIVGLFLLVLLMSIFFASRLHPASRAPVLFRPDTNIQVLLDLKYNLSAEGISCITCSGLFQEKPHSLQNNMRTSLEKKKRGSGSTWGSKGSISDTGQQDLQGTVYISKSRSKGRPAIYRFSLNASVPAPWQMVSPGDGEVPSFQVYRVPFGNFTRKLTACVSTVGLLKQTSPRKWMMTTLSCDTKRGWKFDFSFYVAAKEQQRTRKLYFAQSHKPPYHGRVCVAPPGCLLSSSPDGPTKGILYVPSEKAAPKAKLSATSGFNPCMNTGCGKPAVRPLVDTGAMVFVVFGIRGVNRTRRPDNHVIGDMGSVIYDDSFDLFKEIGNLCRLCKAIASNTELVKPGGAQCLPSGYSISAFLQMLHPECKNIPEPNLLPGQLSHGAVGVKDGKVQWISMAFESTTYKGTSSFQTYADYLKWETFLQQQLQLFPEGSALRNGFQTCEHWKQIFMEIIGVQSALYGLVLSLVICVAAVAVFTTHILLLLPVLLSILGVVCLVVTIMYWSGWEMGAVEAISLSILVGSSVDYCVHLVEGYLLAGENLPLHQAEDPTACRQWRTIEAVRHVGVAIVSSAVTTVIATVPLFFCIIAPFAKFGKIVALNTGVSILYTLTVSTALLSIMGPGTFIRSRTSCLKAVVGVLLAGLLGLCICVALLKSGFKIPLPNGTAL, from the exons GCGCTGGACATGGACACAGAGGATGACCCCTTGTTACAGGATGCCTGGCTAGATGAGGAAGATGAAGAGGTAGCCTTCAGCTCCCGAAAGAGGCGGGAGGGTGCTCTGTTGTGTGGAAAAAGTCCATGCAGAGTGAGGCCCCTGCGTGTCATGCTGCCAGTGTCTGGCTTCTGGAATATTGTTGGCTGGGTATTTACCAACCCATGCTGTGCTGGCTTCATCCTTTTCCTGGGCTGTGCCATCCCTGCTGTGCTTGCTGTTGTCATGTTCCTCCACTACCCAGCCCTGGATATTGACATCTCCTATAATGCTTTCGAGATCCGCAACCATGAGTCCTCTCAGCGCTTCGATGCACTTGCCTTGGCCCTCAAGTCCCAGTTTGGGTCATGGGGAAGGAACCGCCGGGACCTGGCTGACTTCACCTCTGAAACCCTGCAGAGGCTCATCTTTGAGCAGCTCCAGCAACTTCACCTCAATGCTTCCCACCTGGGGGTCAGTGCGCGGGTCAAGCGCAGCACTCCAGAGGGCAGGACGAGCTCCCCCAAGCCCCATGCCCACCTGAACCCAGGAAACCGGACTTCCCGAACTGGGAGAGGTACCCCACGCTGGGACTACTCCAGCACTTACATCAGTGCCAACACACAGACACATGCCCACTGGCGCATTGAGCTAATTTTTCTGGCTCGGGGGGACTCTGAGAACAACATCTTCACCACCGAGCGCCTGGTTACCATCCATGAGGTTGAGCGCAAGATCATGGACCACCCTCGCTTTCGGGAGTTCTGCTGGAAGCCCCACGAGGTCTTGAAGGACCTGCCCCTGGGCTCCTATTCCTActgctcccctcccagctccctcatGACTTACTTCTTCCCCACTGAGAGAGGAGGGAAGATTTACTATGATGGCATGGGACAAGACCTTGCTGACATCCAAG GGTCCCTGGAGCTGGCCATGACCCACCCTGAATTCTACTGGTATGTGGATGAGGGCTTGTCTGCTGAGAACATGAAGAGCTCCCTGCTGCGAAGTGAAATCCTCTTTGGGGCACCACTGCCGAACTACTACTCAGTGGAGGACCGCTGGGAGGAGCAGCGCCGCAAGTTCCAGAACTTTGTCATCACCTATGTGGCCATGCTGGCCAAGCAGTCCACAAG CAAAGTCCAGGTGCTGTACGGAGGGACGGATTTGTTTGACTATGAAGTGAGGAGGACCTTCAACAATGACATGTGGCTGGCCTTCATCAGCAGTAGCTGCATAGCTGTCTTGGTCTACATCCTTACCTCCTGCTCAG TGTTCCTGTCATTCTTTGGCATTGCCAGTATCGGGCTAAGCTGCCTGGTGGCTCTGTTCCTGTACCACGTCGTATTTGGAATCCAGTACCTGGGTATACTCAACGGTGTGGCTGCCTTTGTCATTGTGGGGATTG GGGTTGATGATGTCTTTGTTTTCGTCAACACCTACCGCCAAGCCACCCACCTCAAGGACCTGCGCCTGCGCATGATCCACACTATCCAGACAGCAGGGAAGGCCACCTTCTTCACTTCCCTGACCACGGCTGCAGCATATGCTGCCAACATCTTCTCTCAG ATCCCAGCCGTGCATGACTTTGGACTCTTTATGTCGCTGATTGTGTCCTGCTGCTGGGTAGCTGTGCTTTTCACTATGCCAGCTGCTCTTGGAATATGGACCCTTTATGTGTCCCCACTAGAGAGCTCCTGCCAAACCAG CTGTAGTCAGAAGTGTACCAAAAAGAGTGCCTTGCACCTGGCTGAAGATCTCTTCATTGCCTCGGAGGCCACCTCCAGAGCAGGCAGAGAGACGCTTCCCTATCTGGATGATGACATCCCACTGCTCAGTGTGGAGGAGGAGCCTG tCTCCCTGGAAATGGGGGATGTCCCCTTGGTATCTGTGATGCCAGAAAATCTACAGCTCCCTGCAGAGAAGTTCAACCGGGGTCACTTGATAACTcatctgcaggagctgctggaacaCTGGGTGCTGTGGTCTGCAGTGAAGAGCAGATGGGTGATTGTGG GGctctttctccttgttttgcttatgtCCATATTCTTTGCTAGCCGCCTCCATCCAGCTAGCCGTGCTCCAGTCTTGTTCCGGCCAGACACTAACATCCAGGTGCTGCTAGACCTGAAATACAACCTGAGTGCTGAAGGCATCTCCTGCATTACCTGCTCAG GTTTGTTTCAGGAAAAGCCCCACAGTTTGCAGAACAACATGCGAAcctccttggaaaaaaagaagaggggctCAGGGTCAACTTGGGGAAGCAAAGGGAGCATAAGTGATACAGGGCAGCAAG ATCTCCAGGGGACTGTGTATATCTCCAAGTCCAGAAGCAAGGGAAGGCCAGCCATCTACAGATTCTCGCTCAATGCCAGTGTCCCTGCCCCCTGGCAGATGGTGTCACCGGGAGACGGGGAGGTGCCTTCATTCCAG GTGTATAGAGTGCCTTTCGGTAACTTCACCAGGAAGCTGACAGCTTGTGTGTCCACAGTAGGGCTGCTTAAGCAGACGAGCCCCAGGAAGTGGATGATGACCACCTTGTCCTGTGACACCAAGAGAGGCTGGAAGTTCGACTTCAGTTTCTACGTGGCCGCCAAGGAGCAGCAGCGAACACG GAAACTGTATTTTGCCCAGTCGCACAAGCCCCCTTACCATGGCCGAGTGTGTGTGGCACCTCCTGGCTGTCTTCTCAGCTCTAGCCCAGATGGACCCACCAAAGGCATCCTTTATGTTCCCAGTGAGAAAG CAGCAcccaaagcaaagctttcagcCACTTCTGGATTTAATCCTTGCATGAACACGGGCTGCGGGAAGCCAGCAGTGCGGCCACTGGTAGACACGGGAGCCATGGTCTTTGTAGTGTTTGGTATCAGAGGTGTTAATCGCACAAGACGCCCAGACAACCACGTCATCGGAGACATG GGCAGCGTTATCTATGATGACAGCTTCGACCTCTTCAAAGAGATCGGCAACCTGTGCCGCCTCTGCAAAGCCATCGCCAGCAACACGGAACTGGTGAAGCCAGGAGGGGCTCAGTGCCTGCCCTCTG GTTACAGCATCTCTGCCTTTCTGCAGATGTTGCACCCTGAGTGCAAGAACATCCCAGAGCCAAACCTGCTGCCCGGACAGCTCTCTCATGGGGCAGTGGGGGTGAAGGATGGGAAGGTGCAGTGGATCTCCATGGCGTTTGAATCG ACAACCTACAAAGGGACATCTTCCTTCCAGACGTATGCTGACTACCTGAAATGGGAGACGTTCCTGCAGCAGCAactccagctcttcccagaggGCTCTGCTCTCCGGAACGGTTTCCAGACCTGTGAGCACTGGAAGCAGATCTTCATGGAGATTATAG gaGTGCAGAGTGCTCTGTACGGCCTCGTCCTCTCACTGGTTATTTGTGTGGCTGCAGTGGCGGTGTTTACCACAcacatcctcctcctgctgccagtgctgctCAGCATTTTAG GGGTGGTCTGCTTGGTGGTGACAATCATGTACTGGTCTGGCTGGGAAATGGGAGCTGTGGAAGCCATTTCCCTCTCCATCCTCGTTGGTTCCTCTGTCGATTACTGTGTGCACTTGGTGGAGGGCTACCTGCTGGCAGGGGAAAACCTGCCGCTGCACCAGGCAGAG GACCCCACAGCGTGCCGCCAGTGGAGGACGATTGAAGCAGTCCGTCATGTAGGTGTAGCAATTGTCTCGAGCGCCGTCACCACAGTGATTGCCACCGTCCCGCTGTTCTTCTGCATCATTGCCCCTTTTGCAAAGTTTGGGAAGATTGTGGCCCTCAACACAGGAGTCTCCATCCTGTACACACTAACTGTGAGCACAGCCCTGCTGAGCATCATGGGGCCTGGCACCTTCATCCGCAGCAGGACTTCGTGCCTCAAGGCTGTGGTGGGGGTGCTTCTTGCTGGCCTGCTGGGGCTCTGCATCTGTGTCGCCCTGCTGAAGAGTGGATTTAAGATCCCTCTCCCTAATGGGACAGCCCTGTAG